In Streptomyces ambofaciens ATCC 23877, a single genomic region encodes these proteins:
- a CDS encoding branched-chain amino acid ABC transporter permease translates to MSELLKGSALLKRGGLLLLPALLLCGLPFYLDAFWLRIGLFSMAAAIGAVGLSLLSGTAGQLSLGHAFFLAVGAYGYVWLAGEPGPGLPPAVAAVLAVLLAGAAGGLFSPVAGRVKGVYLGVATLALVFLGHHVLLTADSVTGGFNGRSVPPLEIGGFTFAETDPELTVLGVPFGAEERLWYLGLALFALTWFTARGLLRGRPGRALVALRDSETAASVMGVHVARYRSSAFVVSSMYAGLAGVLLALSFRRVVPDYFSLLLSVDYLAMIVIGGLGSVAGATAGAVFVTALPLLMTRYADQLPLVATPGSGGGSIGPTEAARYLYGAAIVVILLYAPDGLHGLARRTRARLRRTPPVTDPPGDGPSPRPSTAATTARAKEHTP, encoded by the coding sequence GTGTCTGAGCTTCTCAAGGGGAGCGCCCTCCTCAAGCGCGGCGGACTCCTGCTGCTGCCCGCCCTCCTCCTGTGCGGCCTGCCCTTCTACCTCGACGCCTTCTGGCTGCGCATCGGCCTGTTCTCCATGGCCGCGGCCATCGGCGCCGTCGGTCTCAGCCTGCTCAGCGGCACCGCGGGCCAGCTCTCCCTCGGGCACGCCTTCTTCCTCGCCGTCGGCGCCTACGGCTACGTGTGGCTGGCGGGCGAGCCCGGCCCGGGGCTGCCGCCGGCTGTCGCCGCCGTCCTCGCCGTGCTCCTCGCCGGTGCGGCGGGCGGCCTGTTCAGCCCCGTCGCCGGCCGGGTCAAGGGCGTCTACCTCGGCGTGGCCACCCTCGCCCTGGTCTTCCTCGGCCACCACGTCCTGCTCACCGCGGACTCCGTCACCGGCGGCTTCAACGGGCGCTCGGTGCCGCCGCTGGAGATCGGCGGGTTCACCTTCGCCGAGACCGACCCGGAACTGACCGTCCTCGGCGTGCCGTTCGGCGCGGAGGAACGGCTCTGGTACCTGGGCCTCGCCCTCTTCGCCCTCACCTGGTTCACCGCGCGGGGACTGCTGCGCGGACGCCCCGGACGCGCCCTCGTGGCCCTGCGCGACAGCGAGACCGCGGCGTCCGTGATGGGGGTCCACGTGGCCAGGTACCGCTCGTCGGCCTTCGTCGTCTCCTCGATGTACGCGGGCCTCGCGGGCGTCCTGCTCGCGCTCTCCTTCCGCCGCGTGGTGCCCGACTACTTCTCCCTCCTGCTGTCCGTCGACTATCTCGCCATGATCGTCATCGGTGGCCTCGGCTCGGTGGCCGGCGCCACCGCGGGAGCCGTCTTCGTCACCGCGCTGCCGCTGCTGATGACGCGCTACGCCGACCAACTGCCGCTGGTGGCGACGCCGGGCTCCGGAGGCGGCTCGATCGGCCCGACCGAGGCCGCCCGCTACCTCTACGGCGCGGCCATCGTCGTCATCCTGCTGTACGCCCCCGACGGCCTGCACGGACTGGCCCGGCGCACGCGCGCCCGCCTGCGCCGCACACCGCCCGTGACCGACCCGCCCGGCGACGGGCCCTCGC
- a CDS encoding branched-chain amino acid ABC transporter permease encodes MTGFLDNLLNGLALGSVYALIALGFVTIFKASGVLSFLHGSLLLLGGYLVAVLHDDIGFAGALAVAVLVTAAVAGALDRLVLQRVGGTDPHAAHVQTIVTIGIDIVLVTDLARRIGGDLLPLGDPWGDSVTDLGPVTVADSRIAAILVSGVAIAGAFALFRFTPWGLSLRAAAEDGEAAALMGVRLTRVRTVAWCLAGGLAALAAVFLVAFPAPGLERTTGQIALKAFPAAILGGMASPVGALVGSMLIGLTEAFVAGYQSDLHVLGEGFGDVAPYAVMVLVLLVRPAGLFAAKGAARV; translated from the coding sequence ATGACCGGCTTCCTCGACAACCTCCTCAACGGCCTCGCCCTGGGCTCGGTCTACGCCCTGATCGCCCTCGGCTTCGTCACCATCTTCAAGGCCTCCGGCGTGCTGAGCTTCCTCCACGGCTCGCTCCTGCTGCTCGGCGGCTACCTCGTCGCCGTCCTCCACGACGACATCGGCTTCGCCGGGGCCCTGGCCGTCGCCGTCCTGGTCACGGCCGCCGTCGCCGGTGCGCTGGACCGGCTGGTGCTCCAGCGCGTCGGCGGGACCGACCCGCACGCCGCCCATGTGCAGACCATCGTCACCATCGGCATCGACATCGTCCTGGTCACCGACCTCGCCCGGCGCATCGGCGGCGACCTGCTGCCACTCGGCGACCCCTGGGGCGACTCGGTGACCGACCTGGGCCCGGTGACCGTCGCCGACAGCCGCATCGCCGCGATCCTGGTGTCCGGCGTGGCCATCGCCGGCGCCTTCGCCCTCTTCCGGTTCACCCCCTGGGGCCTGTCGCTGCGCGCGGCGGCCGAGGACGGCGAGGCCGCGGCCCTCATGGGCGTACGGCTGACCCGCGTACGCACCGTCGCCTGGTGCCTGGCCGGCGGACTCGCCGCGCTCGCCGCGGTCTTCCTGGTCGCCTTCCCGGCACCCGGACTGGAGCGCACCACCGGGCAGATCGCCCTCAAGGCCTTCCCCGCGGCCATCCTCGGCGGCATGGCCTCACCGGTCGGCGCGCTGGTCGGCAGCATGCTGATCGGCCTCACCGAGGCCTTCGTCGCCGGTTACCAGTCCGACCTGCACGTCCTCGGCGAGGGCTTCGGGGACGTCGCCCCGTACGCCGTGATGGTGCTGGTCCTCCTGGTGCGCCCCGCGGGACTCTTCGCGGCGAAGGGAGCGGCTCGTGTCTGA